GCCCGGACAGCGTGGCGGCGGAAGAGATCATGACGCTGGCAAACTGGTGCCTGATTCACGTGAAGGAAAGCGGCGTATGAGCGGCATCCTGCGCGTATTCCTCGTTCCGCCCGCCAGACAGGCGATACAGCAGCGCTATCGCGGCTATCGTCAGCAGGGAGCTTCCGCCTTTGCTGCCTTTCTCGCCACGCTGTTTGCAATACTCGGCTGGATCTTCCTGCGGCTAGAGTCTGACAGTTGGCAACAAATTCGCGTACAGCGAACCTATTGGTTCCCGCACATTTCACCTCAGCGCCCGCGTCCAGCCGATGTGCTTCGCTATCTGACACAGGGCATTTGGCTGTTGACCATCAAAAACGGCCAGTTGCCGACATCACAGCGCAATGTCTTCTCCGCGCTACCGCGCTGGCGGCAACGCTACATGAACGCGCAGCAAAAGCTGTTTACCCGCTTTAGCCACGCCCATACTGACGATCGTGAAGACCATGAGTCAGGCTCCGCCAAGACGAGCCGCGTACAAAGGCTGGTGACGGTAGTGCTGAGCCTGATGTGCGCAGCGTTGGCGCTGCTGTGCATCACGCAGCCGTTTGATTTGCTATCGCAGTTTATTTTTATGGCGCTGCTGTGGGGCATCGCCATGCTCGTTCGCAACATGCCAGGGCGCATGCCGACGCTCATGATGATCGCACTCTCTTTCACGGTGTCGTGTCGTTACCTGTGGTGGCGCTATACCGAAACCCTGAACTGGGACGACCCCGTCAGCCTGGTATGCGGCCTGTTGCTGCTCGCCGCAGAAACCTACGCCTGGGTCGTATTGGTTCTGGGTTATTTTCAGACGATCTGGCCGCTGAACCGTCATCCCGTTTCGCTGCCGGAAGACAGCAATACGTGGCCGACCGTCGACCTGATGATCCCGACCTACAATGAACCCTTGAGCGTGGTGAAACCGACGGTGTATGCCGCACTCGGTATCGACTGGCCTAAAGATAAGCTCAATATTTATATTCTGGATGACGGCGGCCGCGCCGAATTTAACGCCTTCGCAGAAGAAGTCGGCGTTCATTACATCGCCCGCACCACGCACGAACATGCCAAAGCCGGTAACATCAACAATGCCCTAAAGCAGGCGAAAGGCGAGTTCGTCGCCATTTTCGACTGCGACCACGTCCCTACCCGCTCCTTTTTGCAGTTAACCATGGGGTGGTTTTTCAAAGACAAAAAGCTGGCGATGTTACAAACACCGCACCATTTCTTCTCGCCCGATCCGTTCGAGCGTAATCTGGGACGCTTCCGCCGCACGCCCAATGAAGGTACGCTGTTCTACGGGCTGGTTCAGGACGGTAACGACATGTGGGACGCCACGTTCTTCTGCGGCTCCTGCGCCATCCTGCGGCGTAAACCGCTGGATGAGATCGGTGGCATTGCGGTCGAAACGGTAACAGAAGATGCTCACACCTCACTGCGCCTGCATCGCCGTGGCTACAGCTCGGCCTATATCCGCATTCCACAGGCGGCGGGGCTGGCGACCGAAAGCCTCTCGGCTCACATCGGTCAACGTATTCGCTGGGCGCGCGGGATGGTGCAAATCTTCCGGTTGGATAACCCGCTATTCGGCAAAGGGCTGAAGCTCGGACAGCGGCTATGCTATGCCAACGCCATGATGCACTTTCTGTCCGGTATTCCCCGACTGATCTTCCTGACCGCGCCGCTGGCGTTTCTGCTGATGCACGCTTACATCATTTTCGCCCCGGCGTTAGCCATCGCACTCTACGTGCTGCCACACATGGTGCACGCCAGCCTGACCAACTCGCGTATTCAGGGTCGCTATCGCCACTCGTTCTGGAGCGAGATCTATGAAACCGTGCTGGCGTGGTACATCGCTCGTCCCACTACCGTAGCCTTGTTTAACCCACACAAGGGGAAATTCAACGTCACGGCCAAGGGTGGGCTGGTTGAAGAGCAGCATGTCGATTGGGTGATCACGCGGCCTTATCTGGTACTGGTGCTGTTGA
The window above is part of the Pectobacterium araliae genome. Proteins encoded here:
- the bcsA gene encoding UDP-forming cellulose synthase catalytic subunit, whose product is MSGILRVFLVPPARQAIQQRYRGYRQQGASAFAAFLATLFAILGWIFLRLESDSWQQIRVQRTYWFPHISPQRPRPADVLRYLTQGIWLLTIKNGQLPTSQRNVFSALPRWRQRYMNAQQKLFTRFSHAHTDDREDHESGSAKTSRVQRLVTVVLSLMCAALALLCITQPFDLLSQFIFMALLWGIAMLVRNMPGRMPTLMMIALSFTVSCRYLWWRYTETLNWDDPVSLVCGLLLLAAETYAWVVLVLGYFQTIWPLNRHPVSLPEDSNTWPTVDLMIPTYNEPLSVVKPTVYAALGIDWPKDKLNIYILDDGGRAEFNAFAEEVGVHYIARTTHEHAKAGNINNALKQAKGEFVAIFDCDHVPTRSFLQLTMGWFFKDKKLAMLQTPHHFFSPDPFERNLGRFRRTPNEGTLFYGLVQDGNDMWDATFFCGSCAILRRKPLDEIGGIAVETVTEDAHTSLRLHRRGYSSAYIRIPQAAGLATESLSAHIGQRIRWARGMVQIFRLDNPLFGKGLKLGQRLCYANAMMHFLSGIPRLIFLTAPLAFLLMHAYIIFAPALAIALYVLPHMVHASLTNSRIQGRYRHSFWSEIYETVLAWYIARPTTVALFNPHKGKFNVTAKGGLVEEQHVDWVITRPYLVLVLLNIAGVLYGIWRLVYGSSEEMMTVLISLLWVMYNMTILGGAVAVAVEAKQVRQAHRVEMSMSAALLRSDGHLFPCVLRDYSDGGVGVEARESGILQVGDNVSLLLKRGQQEYAFPFSVTRAFDNKIGLRMTNLTIRQHIDFIQCTFARADTWALWQDSFPQDKPVESLIDVLALGFRGYLRLADYAPPVIRNIILAFLNIVAWVVSFIPRYVGRRTVTDPPGAALAEKVVHQGNMPPAHEIRFAQENLFTEKTVA